Proteins from one Fragaria vesca subsp. vesca linkage group LG6, FraVesHawaii_1.0, whole genome shotgun sequence genomic window:
- the LOC101311010 gene encoding protein RALF-like 33-like isoform 2, with the protein MAKLLYSVAILLIWATLFLMASSSTIEAGGDLSWIPTTVSGLVSDDEFELDSEINRRILATSNYISYGALQRNTVPCSRRGASYYNCKPGAQANPYNRGCSAITRE; encoded by the exons ATGGCCAAGTTACTATACTCTGTAGCAATCCTCCTGATCTGGGCCACACTCTTTCTCATGGCTTCATCATCCACCATTGAAGCTGGTGGAGACCTCTCATGGATACCCACCACCGTCTCCGGCTTAGTCTCCGACGATGAGTTCGAGCTTGACTCAGAGATCAACCGGCGCATCTTAGCCACCAGCAATTACATCAGCTACGGTGCGCTGCAGAGGAACACAGTCCCCTGCTCCAGGCGCGGCGCTTCCTACTACAATTGCAAGCCTGGGGCTCAGGCCAACCCGTATAACCGCGGCTGCAGCGCCATTACAAG AGAATAG
- the LOC101311010 gene encoding protein RALF-like 33-like isoform 1, with protein MAKLLYSVAILLIWATLFLMASSSTIEAGGDLSWIPTTVSGLVSDDEFELDSEINRRILATSNYISYGALQRNTVPCSRRGASYYNCKPGAQANPYNRGCSAITRCRS; from the coding sequence ATGGCCAAGTTACTATACTCTGTAGCAATCCTCCTGATCTGGGCCACACTCTTTCTCATGGCTTCATCATCCACCATTGAAGCTGGTGGAGACCTCTCATGGATACCCACCACCGTCTCCGGCTTAGTCTCCGACGATGAGTTCGAGCTTGACTCAGAGATCAACCGGCGCATCTTAGCCACCAGCAATTACATCAGCTACGGTGCGCTGCAGAGGAACACAGTCCCCTGCTCCAGGCGCGGCGCTTCCTACTACAATTGCAAGCCTGGGGCTCAGGCCAACCCGTATAACCGCGGCTGCAGCGCCATTACAAGGTGCAGGAGTTAA